A part of Chroicocephalus ridibundus chromosome 5, bChrRid1.1, whole genome shotgun sequence genomic DNA contains:
- the RPIA gene encoding ribose-5-phosphate isomerase, whose product MRLLGRPGPFRSTPLAARPPGRVRAGPAAGRRAFARGRLGGTMAEEAKRLAACAAVDKHVQNNQVLGIGSGSTIVHAVHRLAERVKEENLTIVCIPTSFQARQLILQNGLTLSDLDRHPELDVAIDGADEVDSHLNLIKGGGGCLTQEKIVAGYAKCFIVIADYRKKSESLGEQWKKGIPIEVIPMAYVPVTRALTKNFGGAAELRMAVSKAGPVVTDNGNFILDWKFDKVHEWSEVNTAIKMIPGVVETGLFIDMAEVVYFGMEDGSVSVREKQPR is encoded by the exons ATGCGGCTCCTCGGCCGGCCCGGCCCGTTCCGCAGCACGCCCCTGGCTGCCCGGCCGCCGGGGAGGGTcagagcggggccggcggcggggaggcgcgCCTTCGCCCGCGGGCGGCTCGGCGGCACCATGGCAGAGGAGGCCAAGAGGCTGGCCGCCTGCGCGGCGGTGGACAAGCACGTCCAG AACAATCAAGTTCTTGGGATTGGCAGCGGTTCTACAATTGTCCATGCGGTGCATCGATTAG CTGAGCGGGTTAAAGAGGAGAACCTAACAATTGTCTGCATCCCTACATCTTTTCAG GCCCGTCAGCTGATCCTGCAGAACGGCTTAACACTAAGTGACTTGGACCGACATCCAGAG CTTGACGTTGCCATCGATGGAGCAGATGAAGTGGACTCTCATCTCAACCTTATCAAAGGTGGCGG tGGTTGCTTGACGCAGGAAAAGATAGTTGCAGGATATGCAAAATGCTTCATCGTTATTGCTGATTACAG GAAAAAATCGGAGAGCCTCGGTGAGCAGTGGAAGAAGGGAATTCCTATTGAAGTCATCCCCATGGCTTACGTCCCTGTCACCAGAGCCCTGACCAAAAACTTCggaggtgctgcagagctgcgGATGGCTGTTAGCAAAGCG GGCCCCGTGGTGACAGACAACGGGAACTTCATCCTGGACTGGAAATTTGACAAGGTTCATGAATGGAGTGAAGTGAACACAGCTATAAAAATGATACCAG GTGTGGTGGAGACAGGGCTCTTCATCGACATGGCAGAGGTGGTGTACTTTGGCATGGAGGACGGCTCGGTCAGCGTGCGGGAGAAGCAGCCTCGCTGA